CCAGTGTGGCCCATGATCTGATTGCCTTCAACGAGCTGAATGCGCATCTCACTACTAGTCTGCGCAACCTCATCAATCTGACTTAATTGCCAATGCCCTTGCGGTAGCGTCTTTTCAGAGAAAGGGTTAAGGCTATTTGGGTCATCCCACACCATGGTGCATCCTGATAAAACAGCAGAGCCTGCTAAGCCCAAAACAATGGCCAAAGTAGATAGCTTATTTTTCATGCAAGGTTTCCTATGTTTAGGGCTTAATTTTTTATGTAAATAACTGCTCAAGTTGCTCAGGCACAAACGGACGACCTTTTGCATTTACCGATGTGCCTGTCACAACTGCATCCAGCATCAGTTTATTGTCTGCTGCGCGGATCACCTTTTGATTAAAGGCGAATTTCAAACGGCTTAAACGCTCTACTTCGACTTCAACGTAAAATGCATCGCCAGGCTTTAATGAGTCTTTGTAGTTCATTTCTGAGCGGATCACCACTAAATTGACCTTATCACGTGCAAGTTGCGCAAAATCGATATTTTTAGCAGCCAAAAACTCATGGCGTGCATGCTCTAGATAATTGAAATAAACGCTATTGTTGACGATGCCTTGCAAGTCGCACTCATAGTCGCGCACTTTAAACTCAACTTTGAAACTCATTTAACCCTCATTAACTTGGTAGTCTTTGCCGCAGTTATAACACAATTAAACATAGTTTCACTTCTCTGTATGGTCTGATTTGTTAGAATAACCAGCGCGTGCCGAACTTAACTACTGATTTTGAATTGAACAAAACTGACATTCATAACGTATGCACGCCTCACTATCAAAACGGAATAGCCTGAAAATGAAAGCAAAAATCTCTCTGTTATGTGCAGCCATGCTGCCTTTATTTGCCACTAATGCGATTGCTGAGCAAAATAGCCTTGAAGTGATTGAAGTCACCGGTGACTTCAAAAAAGAAAGCATTCAAACCTTAAGCGCCAGTGCCAGCGTATTAGGCGAGCTTGAAATTACACAACGTGGCGCCAGCTACCTAGATGAGATTTTAAATTCAGCGGCTAACGTCAACTTCACAGCTGGTGCATCTCGCGGTCGCTTTGTACAGATCCGTGGCGTTGGTCTTCGCTCTCAATTCCAAGACCCTATCCAGCCTAGTGTGGGCTTACTCATCGATGGTATTAACTACTCTGGTCTTGGTGGCAGTGCATTGTTATTTGATGTTGAGCAAGTGGCGGTTTATCGCGGCCCGCAGGGAACTCGCTATGGTGCAGATGCCATGGCAGGTATGATTGATATGCAAACCACTGCGCCTAGCCAAGATAAAGCATTGAAGGTGAAGTTAGGTGTTGGCAACTATAATAGTTATGAAGCAGGTATTGCTGCAGGCACTGGCTTAACTGATAGCTCAACTATCAGAGTGAGCGCGTTCCAACGTAAATCAGATGGCTATACCGATAACCTATTTCTGGATCGCCCAACCCAAGAACAAGATGAGCAAGCTTTACGATTGAAGCTTAATAATGAATGGAGCAACAGCTTTAATACTTCAATTGCTGTACATCACATCAATATCGAAAACGGTTATGATGCATTTACGCTTGATAATAGCCGCAACAGTGTTGCTGATGAACCGGGCCAAGATAACTTAGAAAGCGATGCTTTCTCTTTAACTGCAAATTATACCGGCTTTGAAACAGTCAATATCACAGCAACGGCAACTGGCTTGCAAGCAGATTCACTATACAGCTATGATGAAGACTGGGTGTGTAATAACGCCAGCCAAACAAACTTATGTGCAGCAGGTCTTCACCCTTGGGGTTACAGCTCTACTGATATTTATTCACGCGATACTGAAAAAGGCACTTTCGACCTGCAAGTAAGCTCGAAACAAAATGACTGGATTGTTGGCCTTTATTCTGAGCGTCGCGATGTAGACTTAACTCGTATCTATAATGACCCTAGCAACCCTTTCAATTCTAGTTTTGATATCATTAACACCGCTGTGTATGGCCAAAAAGTAACATCAATCGCAAAAGATGTTGAGCTGATCACCGGTTTACGTGCAGAAAGCTATGAAGCTGACTACAAAGACAACAATGGCTTTTCAGAAACAACCGATAAAACCATGCTAGGTGGTAAGGTTGCACTAGAGTATCAAGTTGTACCACGTACAATGATCTACACCAGCCTATCTCGTGGCTACAAAATCGGAGGGGTAAACGGCGAGGCACTTGCGAAAGCGAAAGATGAAAACCTAAATATTCAGCCAGAGAACTACACCTTTGATCCTGAATATTTATGGAATGCCGAGTTCGGTGTAAAAGGCCAATCTGAAGATAAAAGCCATACCTTGCGTGTAACTGCTTTCTACATGAAGCGTGACGATATGCAATTAAAGCAATGGCAAGTTCAAGACCAACAATTCGCTGGATATTTAGATAATGCCAGCTCAGGTAAAAACTATGGCTTTGAAGTAGAAGGCACTAAACAATATACAGAGCGCCTTGCACTTAACTATAGTTTTGGCTATTTACGTTCGAAAATTAAAGGCTTCACCACTTCTAATGGCATCGACCAACACGGTAGAGATCAAGCCCAAGCCCCTAAATATCAATATGCGTTCAGCTTTAACTATGCGCTAACAGATAACTTAGAGGTGCAAATTGGATTCGAGGGCAAAGATAGTTATTACTTCTCAGACAGTCATAACGACCAAGCACCTAATCAAAATCTAATTAATGCAAGTGTCAGCTACCACAGTGAAAACTGGTCACTGACCGCTTGGGGTAGAAACCTAGCTGATAGAGATGTGCCTGTTCGCGGCTTTGAGTTCGGTAATAACCCACTTAAAGAGTACGCGACTGAAAATTACTACCAGTATGGCGAGCCTCGCCTTATCGGTTTGACGTTTAAATACGAGTTATAAAATTTAGACATAAAAAAAGCGCGCAATTAAAATGCGCGCTTTTCTTTTTTCTGAGAGATTAACCTAATTCAGGCAGGTTACGACCATAGAATACTTCTTGGATCTCACGCTCTACTTTCGCGCGGATTTCTTTTTCCTCTTCTGCACTTAAATCATCTGTACTTAAGCCGAATAAATAAGTATTAAGATCTGTCTCTTTTAACATCATCTTAGTGTGGAATAGGTTTTCTTGGAAAACATTCACATCCACCATGTGATACGCTTCTTTGGTATCTTCTGTCATGTAATTCTGGATTGAATGAATTGCATGATCAATGTAGTGTTTTACCCCTGTGATATCGCGGGTAAAACCACGTACACGGTAATCGATTGTCACCACATCCGACTCTAGTGAGTGGATCAAGAAGTTCAACGCTTTAAGTGGAGAGATTACGCCGCACGTTGATACTTCGATGTCTGCACGGAATGTACAAATACCATCGTTAGGGTGCGCTTCAGGATAAGTGTGAACACAGATGTGACTCTTATCTAAATGTGCAACCACTGACTCAGGAAGTGGTCCAGGTGTTTCGTTACTATCAAATGTCTGCTGCTCTACAGGCTCTTCAGACACCAAGATAGTTACACTTGCACCTTGCGGATCATAGTCTTGGCGAGCAATGTTCAGCACATTTGCACCAATGATATCGACAACTTCTTTTAGAATATCCGTTAGGCGATCAGCGCTATATTGCTCATCAATATATTCTAAATATTCTTTACGCTGTTGCTCCGTTTTAGCGTAACAAATGTCATAGATACTAAAGCTTAAACTTTTCGTTAAGTTATTAAAGCCATGGAGCTTAATTTTATCAAAGGGCTTGTTCACTATACTCAACCTTTAAACAATAAATCTGCAACGCAGAACTCAAAGAGGGCGGATTTTATACGAAAAATCCGCACTGAAAAAGCGTTATTTTGCAACGCTTTCAACAACCTCATGGCTGTGAGTAATTTCTACTGTTTTATCAAGCATTAAGGCCACAGAACAGTACTTCTCAGCAGACAGCTGAACCGCGCGTGCAAGGTGCTTTTCAGAAACATTTTTACCGGTAACTACAAAGTGTAGATTCATTTTGGTAAATACTCTAGGCGCACTTTCTGCTCGCTCTGCTGTTAGCTTAACTTCAACATTCTCAACCTGTTGTTTTGCTTTTTTTAGAATGCTCACAACATCCACCGATGAACAGCAACCCGTCGACATTAAGACCATTTCCATTGGGCTTGGCGCAGCACCATCAGCGCCTGTATCAAATACCACATTATGACCAGACTGTGAACGGCCAATAAAAGTATCGCCTTCAACCCACTTAATATTTGCTTCCATTTTTTACCTCTATAAATACAAACACCGCCTTAAAACGGCGGTGTTATAAAATGCTATAAACTGTTTGAGACTGCAATTATTTTAGATTGCGGCGTCGAATAGGTTTTTAACCAAACCTGCAAACTCTTCAATAAACTCTCGTTGCTCTTTGGTCACTCGTTGCTCGGTCACGCTAGACAGCACTTCTTGCAAGTCATAGACGATACCATCTACCTCACGGACAATTAAGCTGCGTTGCTCAGTTGATAACTCTGTGTTTTGCTCACAGATTTTGATTACATACTCAGCGATGACATCTTCAATTAACTCCATCACCCTTGGTGCACCTGGTTCAATCTCACCAGGCTTTTCAAACAAGGTTAAATTGTGGGTTAAGTACATTACTAACTCATCATAGCCCTGTTTATCTAATACCATAGTTTGTCCACCTGAAACTCTCAAAGCATCTCCTATTGATTTAAGCAGAAACTCACAT
The Pseudoalteromonas phenolica genome window above contains:
- a CDS encoding TonB-dependent receptor, which encodes MKAKISLLCAAMLPLFATNAIAEQNSLEVIEVTGDFKKESIQTLSASASVLGELEITQRGASYLDEILNSAANVNFTAGASRGRFVQIRGVGLRSQFQDPIQPSVGLLIDGINYSGLGGSALLFDVEQVAVYRGPQGTRYGADAMAGMIDMQTTAPSQDKALKVKLGVGNYNSYEAGIAAGTGLTDSSTIRVSAFQRKSDGYTDNLFLDRPTQEQDEQALRLKLNNEWSNSFNTSIAVHHINIENGYDAFTLDNSRNSVADEPGQDNLESDAFSLTANYTGFETVNITATATGLQADSLYSYDEDWVCNNASQTNLCAAGLHPWGYSSTDIYSRDTEKGTFDLQVSSKQNDWIVGLYSERRDVDLTRIYNDPSNPFNSSFDIINTAVYGQKVTSIAKDVELITGLRAESYEADYKDNNGFSETTDKTMLGGKVALEYQVVPRTMIYTSLSRGYKIGGVNGEALAKAKDENLNIQPENYTFDPEYLWNAEFGVKGQSEDKSHTLRVTAFYMKRDDMQLKQWQVQDQQFAGYLDNASSGKNYGFEVEGTKQYTERLALNYSFGYLRSKIKGFTTSNGIDQHGRDQAQAPKYQYAFSFNYALTDNLEVQIGFEGKDSYYFSDSHNDQAPNQNLINASVSYHSENWSLTAWGRNLADRDVPVRGFEFGNNPLKEYATENYYQYGEPRLIGLTFKYEL
- a CDS encoding acyl-CoA thioesterase, producing MSFKVEFKVRDYECDLQGIVNNSVYFNYLEHARHEFLAAKNIDFAQLARDKVNLVVIRSEMNYKDSLKPGDAFYVEVEVERLSRLKFAFNQKVIRAADNKLMLDAVVTGTSVNAKGRPFVPEQLEQLFT
- the speD gene encoding adenosylmethionine decarboxylase, yielding MNKPFDKIKLHGFNNLTKSLSFSIYDICYAKTEQQRKEYLEYIDEQYSADRLTDILKEVVDIIGANVLNIARQDYDPQGASVTILVSEEPVEQQTFDSNETPGPLPESVVAHLDKSHICVHTYPEAHPNDGICTFRADIEVSTCGVISPLKALNFLIHSLESDVVTIDYRVRGFTRDITGVKHYIDHAIHSIQNYMTEDTKEAYHMVDVNVFQENLFHTKMMLKETDLNTYLFGLSTDDLSAEEEKEIRAKVEREIQEVFYGRNLPELG
- a CDS encoding OsmC family protein, whose translation is MEANIKWVEGDTFIGRSQSGHNVVFDTGADGAAPSPMEMVLMSTGCCSSVDVVSILKKAKQQVENVEVKLTAERAESAPRVFTKMNLHFVVTGKNVSEKHLARAVQLSAEKYCSVALMLDKTVEITHSHEVVESVAK
- a CDS encoding META domain-containing protein, whose translation is MKNKLSTLAIVLGLAGSAVLSGCTMVWDDPNSLNPFSEKTLPQGHWQLSQIDEVAQTSSEMRIQLVEGNQIMGHTGCNRFFGKTRIEDNQLYVEQIGMTKMLCSDELDKQERMLLNMLEIGVPFTLSDKTLILNGKPILTFKRLDGLE
- a CDS encoding DUF3802 family protein produces the protein MVLDKQGYDELVMYLTHNLTLFEKPGEIEPGAPRVMELIEDVIAEYVIKICEQNTELSTEQRSLIVREVDGIVYDLQEVLSSVTEQRVTKEQREFIEEFAGLVKNLFDAAI